A window of the Deinococcus gobiensis I-0 genome harbors these coding sequences:
- the gcvT gene encoding glycine cleavage system aminomethyltransferase GcvT — protein MTQTPDPVLKRTPLHAAHLRAGARMVPFGGWEMPVQYAGLKAEHDAVRTGAGMFDVSHMGEFRVTGPGALAFLQHVTTNDVSKLRPGRAGYNWLPGVAGGLVDDIYIYMAAPETYLMVVNAGNIAKDWAHLQAQVGGYDVTLTDESGTTALIAVQGPKAAETLQPFTDTDLGAKKKNAYFAAKLFDFDVHLARTGYTGEDGFEVFVDASEAETLWDKLLAVGIVPAGLGARDTLRLEAGFPLYGHEFGDDIHPLSSHYGWVVKDKAHLGREHLQQPAAHRLIGLRLERVPVREGYPVKVDGQVVGRVTSGTTSPTLGHPIALALVDADAANAETYAVEVRGKDHPATRMAVPFYVSGK, from the coding sequence GTGACCCAGACCCCTGATCCGGTGCTCAAACGCACCCCGCTGCACGCCGCCCACCTGCGGGCCGGGGCGCGGATGGTGCCCTTCGGCGGCTGGGAGATGCCGGTGCAGTACGCCGGCCTGAAGGCCGAACACGACGCGGTGCGTACGGGCGCGGGGATGTTCGACGTGTCGCACATGGGCGAGTTCCGCGTGACCGGCCCCGGCGCGCTGGCCTTCCTCCAGCACGTGACCACCAACGACGTGAGCAAACTGCGCCCCGGCCGCGCCGGCTACAACTGGCTGCCCGGCGTCGCGGGCGGACTGGTGGACGACATCTACATCTACATGGCGGCCCCCGAAACCTACCTGATGGTGGTCAACGCGGGCAACATCGCCAAGGACTGGGCGCACCTCCAGGCGCAGGTGGGCGGCTACGACGTGACCCTCACCGACGAGTCGGGCACGACCGCCCTGATCGCCGTCCAGGGGCCCAAGGCCGCCGAGACGCTCCAGCCGTTCACCGATACCGACCTGGGCGCGAAGAAGAAGAACGCCTACTTCGCGGCCAAGCTGTTCGACTTCGATGTGCATCTGGCGCGCACCGGATACACGGGCGAGGACGGTTTCGAGGTGTTCGTGGACGCCTCCGAGGCCGAGACGCTGTGGGACAAGCTGCTGGCGGTCGGGATCGTGCCCGCCGGGCTGGGGGCGCGCGACACGCTGCGGCTGGAAGCGGGCTTTCCGCTCTACGGCCACGAGTTCGGTGACGACATCCACCCCCTGAGCAGCCACTACGGCTGGGTCGTGAAGGACAAGGCACACCTGGGCCGCGAGCACCTGCAACAGCCCGCCGCGCACCGGCTCATCGGCCTGCGCCTGGAACGCGTGCCGGTGCGTGAGGGGTACCCCGTGAAGGTGGACGGGCAGGTCGTGGGCCGCGTCACCTCGGGCACGACCAGCCCGACGCTGGGCCACCCCATCGCCCTGGCCCTGGTGGACGCCGACGCCGCGAACGCCGAGACCTACGCCGTCGAGGTGCGCGGCAAGGACCACCCGGCGACGCGCATGGCCGTGCCCTTCTACGTCAGCGGAAAATAG
- the gcvH gene encoding glycine cleavage system protein GcvH: MPNTPDTLKYAASHEWLASDGTVGISDFAQDQLGDVVYVELPEVGRVVTAGETVAVVESVKTASDIYAPASGTVTAVNEDLSGSPEKVNESPYEGGWLFKLDVTDESPELLDAAAYEAQAN; the protein is encoded by the coding sequence ATGCCCAACACCCCCGACACCCTGAAATACGCCGCTTCCCACGAATGGCTCGCTTCCGACGGCACCGTCGGCATCTCCGACTTCGCGCAGGACCAGCTCGGCGACGTGGTGTACGTCGAGCTGCCCGAGGTGGGCCGCGTGGTCACGGCGGGCGAGACGGTCGCCGTGGTCGAGTCGGTCAAGACCGCCAGCGACATCTACGCCCCGGCCAGCGGCACGGTCACGGCCGTCAACGAGGACCTGTCGGGCAGCCCCGAGAAGGTCAACGAGTCGCCCTACGAGGGCGGGTGGCTGTTCAAGCTCGACGTGACCGACGAAAGCCCGGAACTGCTGGACGCCGCCGCCTACGAGGCGCAGGCGAACTGA
- a CDS encoding 2'-5' RNA ligase family protein has protein sequence MSPSYLLAALPPPALAARIAAFRKAHALRDAAATPHITVKARSGLAPDLGWADAARAAVAAYPPVRVQVGGPAVFRNGTALYLGVQSPDVVGLHLALLAALRPAQRFGYEGPHMTPHLSVALARRGTDLSALLASARVAFADLEAGPLAFTVHEVALLRKAGPGGVYLPAGSWPLGEDREG, from the coding sequence ATGAGCCCCTCGTACCTGCTGGCGGCGCTGCCGCCCCCGGCCCTCGCCGCGCGCATTGCCGCCTTCCGGAAGGCCCACGCCCTGCGCGACGCGGCGGCCACCCCCCACATCACCGTCAAGGCGCGCAGCGGCCTCGCGCCCGACCTGGGCTGGGCAGACGCGGCGCGGGCGGCGGTCGCGGCGTACCCCCCGGTGCGGGTTCAGGTCGGCGGCCCGGCGGTCTTCCGCAACGGCACGGCGCTGTACCTCGGCGTGCAGAGCCCGGACGTGGTGGGCCTGCACCTCGCCCTGCTCGCGGCCCTGCGCCCGGCGCAGCGGTTCGGCTACGAGGGACCGCACATGACGCCGCACCTCTCGGTCGCGCTGGCCCGGCGGGGCACCGACCTGTCGGCGCTGCTGGCGTCGGCCCGCGTGGCCTTCGCGGACCTGGAGGCCGGGCCGCTGGCCTTCACCGTCCACGAGGTCGCGCTGCTGCGCAAGGCCGGGCCGGGCGGGG